The Brassica napus cultivar Da-Ae chromosome C7, Da-Ae, whole genome shotgun sequence genome has a segment encoding these proteins:
- the LOC106399571 gene encoding uncharacterized protein LOC106399571, with amino-acid sequence MKETLRCCIACILPCGALDVIRIVHSNGYVEEISGTITASEVMKAHPKHVLKKPSSPPSSDHDDVISATKIVIVPPEAELQRGKIYFLIPATKPDKEKIRRDRSNANAVKKRSRHHLEDVDDHKSNGENNGKDKDSSVLISDRYLTEILSEKVATQRDRRKGRVGVWRPHLESINED; translated from the coding sequence atgaAGGAGACACTTAGGTGCTGCATCGCCTGCATCCTACCGTGTGGAGCTCTGGACGTGATCCGCATCGTACACTCAAACGGATACGTTGAGGAGATCAGTGGCACAATCACCGCCAGCGAAGTAATGAAGGCACACCCGAAGCACGTACTCAAGAAACCATCTTCTCCACCGTCTTCAGATCATGATGATGTAATCTCAGCCACAAAGATCGTCATCGTCCCTCCCGAAGCTGAGCTCCAACGTGGCAAGATTTATTTCCTCATACCCGCAACTAAACCAGACAAAGAAAAGATCCGCCGCGACAGAAGTAATGCAAACGCCGTCAAGAAGCGTTCTCGGCATCATCTTGAAGACGTGGATGATCATAAGTCTAACGGGGAAAATAATGGTAAAGACAAGGACTCATCGGTGTTGATCTCTGATAGGTACTTGACGGAGATATTGTCGGAGAAAGTCGCGACCCAAAGAGATCGGAGAAAGGGACGCGTCGGCGTTTGGAGACCGCACTTAGAAAGCATAAATGAAGATTGA